The following nucleotide sequence is from Deltaproteobacteria bacterium.
CCGGGCAGATAGGTCGTTCGCTCCACGCGCAGGGCGCAAGGCGTGTGGAAGCGGTGGTAGTCGCGCGGCGACAGGTAGATCGTGGCGTAGACGCCGCCCTCGAACGCCGCGGCGTCGGCAGCGCTTCCGAGCAGCTCTCTCAGTCCGTAGGGTCGCCCCTTCAGCTGGAACGCTTGCCCGTCGCGCACGAGGCCCGATTCCCCGAACGCGCCGTCGCAGGGCGACACCAGCGACTCGCTCGCCGGATCGATGCTGCGCGCGCCGTCGCGGAGCGCCCGCGTGAAGAAGTCCTGCAGCGAGCCGAACGACTCGAGCGGATCGCGCACCTCCGACAGATCCACCCCGAACGCGCGTGCGAAGAGGCGGATCTCGCCGCGAAGCAACGGGCCGGGAAGCTGCAGGCCCGCAAAGCGACCGGCGGCGCGAGAGATCAGATTTCGCGGCAGGAGTCGCAGCGCGGGCAAGGTGAAGCGCAATCTCGTTCCTCGTGCGGGGACGCGCAGCATATCAAGCCGTCCCCGCGACGGGCCGATCTCGAGGCGGAATGGCCGCCCCGAAGAACTCCGCCGCACCGAATCCGTCCGGCTTCGATTCGCCGCGCGCGGCGCCCCGCTGCCGCTCGCGGATCCTGGTCGAGATCCTCGTCGCGGGCCGGGTCGAGCGCGGCGCGATCGCGGACGTCTCGCCGAGCGGCGCTCGGATCGTCGGCCCGGTGCTCTCGCTCGCGCCCGGCACGCCCGTCGAGGTCCGCTACCTCGCCGCGAAGGGAATCGCGCCGAAGCCGCTGCGCGGCGAGTTCGTGCGCACGACCGAAGACGGATTCGCGATCCGCATCCTGCGCGACTGACTCCGCGCTCCTAGCCGGCCAGGCACGTCACGAGCCAGATGCCGACGATCAGCAGCGCGAAGGACAGCTCGACGATCGTCTCGCCCGCCCCGCTCTGAACGCTCGGGGGGCTCGCGGGCGGGCGGTTCGAAGGATCGATCGGGCTCATCGCGCATCTCCAAAGGGGGCTGGCCCGGGGAAATGCAACCGCGATGCCAGCTCCGCGCGGCCCCGGCGGGCGTCGGCGCGGCTCGGCACTGCAGCGCGCGCACAGCAGGTGCAGCGCCCTCGCGCCGCCTCGCGTTGAGGA
It contains:
- a CDS encoding PilZ domain-containing protein: MAAPKNSAAPNPSGFDSPRAAPRCRSRILVEILVAGRVERGAIADVSPSGARIVGPVLSLAPGTPVEVRYLAAKGIAPKPLRGEFVRTTEDGFAIRILRD
- the psd gene encoding phosphatidylserine decarboxylase (Phosphatidylserine decarboxylase is synthesized as a single chain precursor. Generation of the pyruvoyl active site from a Ser is coupled to cleavage of a Gly-Ser bond between the larger (beta) and smaller (alpha chains). It is an integral membrane protein.); this translates as MLRVPARGTRLRFTLPALRLLPRNLISRAAGRFAGLQLPGPLLRGEIRLFARAFGVDLSEVRDPLESFGSLQDFFTRALRDGARSIDPASESLVSPCDGAFGESGLVRDGQAFQLKGRPYGLRELLGSAADAAAFEGGVYATIYLSPRDYHRFHTPCALRVERTTYLPGTLWPVNRIGLEGVDALFAQNERICAFVRASPGHALLCLVAVGATMVGKVRLGFDSLETNRAGAREERRSYPGGIALAKGAEWGRFEFGSTIVLLAPPGAVELEARAPGTPVRLGERIGRLALG